A window of the Gossypium arboreum isolate Shixiya-1 chromosome 2, ASM2569848v2, whole genome shotgun sequence genome harbors these coding sequences:
- the LOC108472983 gene encoding uncharacterized protein LOC108472983 produces MVVQSGSPRSRVVDFDLEISSQTPISTKEMRISVVYSRRCGGTGPAVGGYVALDVGVYGGACGCCTVLRVGGCTAPGGCGTKQRLGFLKFGLGIGPIGPSGLWVRDGAD; encoded by the exons ATGGTGGTCCAAAGTGGTTCCCCACGTTCAAGGGTCGTCGATTTCGACCTTGAAATCTCCTCTCAAACTCCGATCTCCACAAAGGAGATGAGGATTTCAGTCGTTTATTCACGAAG GTGCGGAGGTACGGGGCCGGCTGTGGGGGGATATGTGGCACTCGACGTGGGGGTGTACGGAGGTGCGTGTGGCTGTTGTACCGTGTTGCGGGTTGGGGGTTGTACGGCGCCTGGAGGCTGTGGTACTAAGCAAAGGCTAGGGTTTCTGAAATTTGGTTTAGGTATTGGGCCTATCGGGCCATCAGGGTTATGGGTTAGAGATGGGGCTGATTGA